ACGGCAGAATTATCTTCGCCACTATTATTCCCTCGGAAAGTGTCTGCGGTTTTGGTGGTAGTAGTTTTTTGATGGAGTTAGATGCTGAGACGGGTGGTCGCATTGGCGATCCAGTATTGGATATCAATGGCGATGGTAAAGTTGATTTGTTGGATTTAGCACTATTTGAAGGAGACTATTATCCTGCAAGTGGTATCGGAAGCCCGGAGATGATTAAAACGCCAGGTATCATTGGCGCGGGCGAACTCGAATACAAATACACGTCGGGTACCAGTGGTACGATTGGCGTGATTACAGAGACGGGCGGAGGAAGCGAGGCTTCTGGTCGGCAGTCATGGAGACAGCTGCAGTGATACATTCTAAGCGAGGCTTCAGTTTAATAGAGCTTATGATTACTGTGGTGATCATCGGTATTTTGGCGTCTGTCGCCTATCCCTCTTACCAGGAACAAGTGGCTAAGTCGCGGCGTACTGAAGCGAGCGGTGCGTTGCTATCGGCTGCTCAAGCGTTAGAGCGGTATTACTCGGCAAATGGGCGCTACACAACCACCGCGGCAGGCTCGACTTTGCCGTCGGTATTTTTGACTAAAGTGCCAGAAAATGGCGCGGCTTATTACAATATAGCGTCTAGCTCTGCTTCCGCCAATGCATTCACGCTCAGGGCCAGTCGAGCGGGATTAATGGCAAACGATAGCTGCGGAGATTTTACTCTGGATGAGACGGGATCCCTTGCTATAACGGATAAACCGGCGGGCTCTTCAAAAACCATAAGCGACTGCTGGCGCCGCTAGTTAAGGTCCACTTGAGTTTGTTCCTACCGCTGGTCGCCTTGAGTCTACCGATCGTCGGCCCCCAGCTGACATTGATCTAATTCTTTCCTAAAGTGTAAAGCGAGTCATTTTAATTGGACGCTTTACACATGCTTTTATCCTTAGCCCGTCACCGAGGCTTTACCCTGATTGAAGTAATGATCACGGTTGCCATCATTTCCATTCTTACCTTGGTTGCCTTGCCTTCCTATCGTGATTACGTTGTCCGCGCTAATCGTTCGGCAGCTGCTAGCTACCTGCAGGAAGTTGCAAATTTACAGGAACGCAATTTTCTTGATGAGCGGAGCTACGCAACCAGCATGCTAGATTTGGGCGCTACAGTGCCTTCTCAGGTAGAGCAGAACTATACGGTGACGACAGTGGCAGATAATGCGGCCACGCCACCGAGTTATACGGTTTCCGCGGCGCCGAAATCGAATCAAGCCGGCGATGATGACTGTGGCACTCTAACCTTAAATAGTCAGGGCCAGCAAGGCTATGCAGCGGGGGCGACACGATGCTGGAATTAGGCCAACAGCGCGGTTATACACTGCTTGAATTGATGGTGACCTTGGGTATTGTCTCGATACTCGCGGGAGTGGCGGTACCTTCATTTACTGATTTTGTCCGCACCCAGCGCTTACGTAGTGTAGCAAGTGATTTGACAACTTCGTTTCAGTTAGCGCGAAGTGAAGCAGTGAAGCGCAATACCGATATTACCGTGGCTAGAGTGGGCAGCAGTTGGGTTGAAGGTTGGACTGTGGCTGCCGGCGCGACAACATTGCGCGCGCAGGATGCAATTTCTGGATTATCTATTACTGGCAGTGCGAACAGTTTTATCTTTCGAAGTAATGGACGTATCGACAGTGCGGTCACTTTTAGTTTGGCGAGTGCGGCAGATGCGAGTGCAGCGAAATGTGTGCGCCTGTCATTGAGTGGCAGCACCATTACTGATGATGGGGCTTGCTAATGACCAGAATTACCCGCTCTAGGCACAACGGCTTTACCTTGATTGAGATTTTAGTTGCGCTAGTTGTGTTGCTTGTTGGCTTGATGGGAGCCGCAGGTCTGATGGTTAGAACAGTGCAGCAGGAGGCTGAGTCCTACCAGCGTTTGCAGGCCTTGAATTTATTGCAGGATATGGTTGATCGGATAAATGCCAATAGGGCTGTGGCCGGCTGTTATTCCTATGGTGGTAGCGGGTCAGTTTTGGGGTATCAGGTGACCTCCCTGACATCGTGCTCGCTAGGTGATACTTCCCAGCAAACGATTGCCGATGCGGATCTTAGCGAATGGAATAATTTATTGCAGGGCGCCTCAGAACAAATCGGCAATACCAATGTAGGTGCAATGCTGGGAGCTAGGGGCTGTGTGCAGCAAATTAGTGCGACGGATCAAACCTACCGTATTACTGTGGCGTGGCAAGGACTGAACGACACGGTGACCGCCCCGGCCAGTAATACGTGTGGCAAGGATCTTTACGGTGACGAAAAGCTTAGACGTATTATCAGCGCGATTATCCGTATTGGAGATTTGTCTTGATGAAATGCAAATTAGATATTAGGACTCATCAACGCGGCTTGTCCTTGGTAGAGCTATTGATCGCGCTCGGCTTGGGCGCATTTATGTTACTGGGTATTATCAGCCTTGTCGCTTCCGTTAGCACCACTCGCACAGAGTTGGCCAACACCTCGGATCAAATAGAAAATGGTCGCTACGCCTTGCAGGTGTTTAATGAAGACCTTGCTCTGGGCGGATTTTACGGTAATTATCATCCCGGTTTGGGGGCGGTTACTTACACCGAGCCGAATCCTTGCGAAACGACGGTCGCCAACTTAGGATTTAGCGGTATTCTCACGCCGGTAGTCATGCCTGTGGCCGTTAATGGCTTTCCCTACGACAGTGCCAGCTCGGCTCCCGGTTTGACGATTCCTAGCTGTTTCAGCGCCCAAGTGCGGGATAAGTCAGAAATTCTGATCGTTCGTCATGTAGACCCAAACTCGGTTGCGGTCACCGCAGCCAATATTCCGGCAAGTAATACGACGCCTTATTTGCAGATGTCTGGCTGCACTTTAGATTCACTTGCTTTCAAAATCAGCACCGATAGAAGCGATCTGGATCTTCGAGAAAACGGCTGCACCCCCTTAGCGTCGACCTTGGCTGAAGCGTGGCCCTACACGCTGCGAGCCTATTTCATTTCGCCATGTAATGACTGCACAGGCTCCGGTGATGGTATTGCCAGTCTCAAGGCTTATGAATTTTTAAATGGAAGTGGTGACATTAAGACCTTGGTTGAAGGGGTGGAGGATATTCATTACCAGTATGGTCTAGACCTTGACGGCGATAGCGGTCCAGATTGCTATGTTGCCAATCCCACTGTTAATACCAAACCTGCTGGCTGTCCTGCTGGCGCAGCGTATACATGGGAAAGTAGCGATACTCTAAATTGGCAAAATGTGGTCTCAATGCAAATTAAAATACTGGTACGAGGTAGTCGTTCCAGTAACAACATTAGCAATAGTAAAACCTACAATATTGGCCGCGAGGTTCTAGGTCCCTACAGCGATAATGTGAGGCGACAAGTTTATTCGACTGTTATTACCTTACCGAATGTTGGCGGAGTGAGAGAGTAATGAATTCTAACTTGGGAAATAAACAGGGCGGTGTGGTTTTGATCATTGTACTGATTATGTTGGGCATCTTTAGCGTTATTGTTGCCAGCATGCTGACCAGCAGTAATGTTAATTTCAAAATTGCCGGCAACCAGCAGTACCGCTTAGAGGCCAAGTTGGCCGCTAGGAATGCGCTGGAAACTTATATATCGAATCCCGCTAACTTCTCTTTGCCACTGCCTACCGCCAACTCAAATATCGAAAGTGATTTTGACGGTAATGGGGTGGTTGATATGGTGGGCGTTGTGCCGCCGCCGAATTGCCTGCGCATCGCGCCGATACTGCGCTCGGAGCTAAGTTATCCCAAGGACAAAGACTGTATTCGCACCGCTCAGGATGTTGACGATAATATTTTTAGGGATAACGAGGGCGTTGCCTCCGTCACAAATTCGGGTTGCGTGAAAATGACCTGGGATGTTCAGGCTAATGTAGTCGATACAGTGACGGGCGTTAATTTAGAAATGCATCAGGGCGTATATGTCCGCGCTGCATTAGGTACCACATGTCTTTAAGGCTAGACGTTTGTTGAATTTAATTTTGCGAGGCCGCTATGAAAACTTTTAATCACACCATGAGAACTCTGGTCTCCGCCGCTGCGTTACTGTTTTTATCAGGTGGGCTGGTTGTTGCTGAGGATATTGATCTCTTTGTGGGTAATACGCCGTCCTCAGAAGCTCAGACGGTGCTGCTTGCCTGGCATACCAGCGGTAATGTAAACGCCAACGCTGTGCATGGCTGTGTGTACAGTGATAACGCGGGTATACCGGCGCTCGGTGCGACAACGGTCGGTGGTATGGAGCAGTGCGCCATGGTGAATGCGGTGCTATCTCTGAAAGCTGATATTGATAACCTAGGTGCTCTAAAAGTCGGCTTAATGGTATTCAATAAGAATAACCTCGACACGTCTTTCCCGAACGGCACCAGTCTTGGCAATGGTAACAATGGCTGCGGGTATTTGATTATTCCACCGACTTTACTGACCTCCGCGGGTATTGATGCCTTTGTTACTAAATTGAAGGCGATTGATGGACGAGTTACTGCCAATGCCTCGGAAATGGGGGATATGGTGTCCGAGAGCTGGGCTGTATTAAATGGTCTTGGCGCATCGGCATCGTGCTCCGGTGTGAATTATAGTTCTTTGGCCGTGCCAGGCGGTTCATGCCGCGATGCTGTTATGGTTTATATTGGCAATGCCACTGCAGCTAATGCCAGTGTAAAAGATGGTAATAACAATCCAAGTGGAGTGCTATTTAATCAACTGAATTCAGCATTTGGTTATGCTAATGGGTCGGCCGAATATAATAATTACGCAACAATTAGGAATGTGACTGGCTTTAATAAAAATCCGGCCAATGATTTTTGGGCGGATGAATGGACATACTTTATGAACAAGGTGGACGTTGACGACAGCGCCCAGTCTGATCGCAATGTTACGACTTATTCTATCGCCGTTTATGATCCTAGTGTTCAATCACAAGTCGCAGAGGAGTTAGCATTTCTTGGTGAAATTGCCAGAGTTGGTGGCGGTAAGGCTTACCAGGTAACGGCGACAAGTCATGCAGATTTGGCGCAAATTTTCCGCGAGATTTTTAATGAAGTGCTTGATGTTAATAGCGTCTTCTCTTCTGCGACTTTGCCAGTGAGTGCAAACACCCAGGGCACGTTTGAAAACCAGATTTATATCGCCATGTTCCGCCCTAACCCTACTGGCGGCCCGCGCTGGTTGGGTAATGTTAAGCAGTTTCAGTTTGGTGTAGATATAAACGGCGGTATTGTGCTGACGGATGCTCTTAACCCCACTGTTGACTCTCAGTCGGTAGTTAACCCGGTTACCGGCGGCTTAGTTGACAGTGCGCAAAGCTTTTGGACTACTAATTCGCCGGTAGGGCAGGCGCAATGGCCTATTGATGGTTTTTGGAAAAATAGTCCAGAGGGCGATGGCTTTACCTTTGATGCGCCTGATGGAGATCTGGTTCAGAAGGGCGGCGCCGCACAAATGCTGCGGGTGGATTATCTGGCGGACCAGAGTGCGCGTCGTGTTTATACCTGCCCCAGCTCTGGTTGTGTTGCCAATGCGGCCTTAACTGAATTTAAAACAAGTAATAGTGATTTGGTTAGTGCCCTAGATGCAATAATTTCTGCCACATCAAGTAGCGCAACGTCGACCATTACAGCGGGTAAGCAGGCGCAGATATCTGGGACATCAGTGTGCAGTGGCAACGGCGGTAATCGTCGGTGTACCTATAGCTACGCTGTCGGGTCGCCGACGTTTGATTTTTCCACCAGCGAAGATCGGGTGGTGTTAGGCGCAGGGATTGTCGGCAGTTCAAAATGCACCAACTCGTCTCCTTGCGTATTAGAGTCCGCTTCTGCAAGCCAATTTGTTATCAAGACGGGTAACTCTGTTAGCGCGGGTACCACCACATTTACAAATGCGACGGTGACCCGCTTGACCAGCCGGATCAATGTGGGGCAAATAGCGCATGGTCTCAATGCTGCTCAGGCTTTGCAGTCGTGTACTCTCAATGGCACCAACAGTGCTGCGACGGTTTTGAACGCTTCGTTAATCACCGGTGCGTCGGTTTCAACTAGCAACTTCCGTAATGTGGATGCTAATAACTATACAGTTAGCATTGGCGGTGGAGCATATGTCTATGCCAGTGCTTTGGCTAACGTTCAATGTACCGCTTCTACAGACTCATTAAATACCGCTAGTATTATTAATTGGGTCCGTGGTGAAGATAATGCTGCAAATGAGCAAATGCCTGGACCATGCTCTGATGGAAGCTGTGCTTTAAATGTGCGTGGCTCTATTCATGGCGATGTTTTGCATTCGCGTCCAGCGGTAGTAAATTATGGTAGCCGAGGGGTTGTTGTTTACTACGGCTCTAATGATGGTCTTTTCCGAGCAATTAATGGCAATCGCAGTGCCGCCATAAGCAATAGTGGCAATACAGTTTCTGTGAGGGCGGGCGGGGAATTGTGGAGCTTTGTGGCGCCTGAGTTTGTTGACCAGCTTCCACGTCAATTTAACGACGACCCTGCGATTCGTTTCCCAAACACGCCTGCGGCATCTGATGCTGAATACCGTGATTATTTCTTTGATGGCACGACTACGTTCTTTCAGGATAGCCGTAGCTCAGGTGCGACCTCGGGAGATGTCTATCTTTATATGTCAGCGCGTCGTGGTGGCCGCCTGCTATACGCTATGAACGTGACTGATCCAATGGACCCGGTGGTTATGTGGCGATTCACTACTACGCAGCTGCCAGAGTTGGGTTATACCTGGTCGCAGCCAAAAGTCACCAAAATCGGTGGGCGGGCTAGACCGGTATTGATCTTTGGCGCTGGTAATTCACCAGAACAAGATGCCGACCCTGTCGTTGCGGCCGACACGATGGGTCGTGGTATCGTGATCCTTGATGGCATTACAGGTAAAATTATTTGGGCGGCATTAAATAGCTGTGCTTCTGTTCCCGCCGGGAGTTTTAGCACTTTGGGAACAGAGGGTGTTACCGGAACATGTGTTAGTAACGGCGCGTTGAGCAATGCTTTTCCTGCAGATTTAACACTGTTGGATAGAGACGGAGACGGTTATACAGACCGTCTTTACGCGGCCGATGTTGGCGCAAATATATGGCGGGTTGATCTTGATCCTCAAGACTCAACAAATATTTACGTCAGTCCAGTTACCACCACTCCGGCTACAGAAATCATTCTTACCAAGTTTGCGGCGCTAGGCGGCACAGGAAATAACGCCAGAAAAATGCTTTATCCACCTGATGTTGTGCCCACCGATGGCTTTGACCTAGTGGTGGCTTCGACCGGAGATCGCGAGCATCCACTCTATACCGCGGCTGCTACGGCCGGGACTGCGCAGAATGTCCAAAATCGCTTCTATATGTTAATTGACCCAAATGAGGGGGCGTCGGCGGCAGGCTTTACAGCCGTGGTGGAGTCCGATTTATTGGATCAAACTACATTAACCTGCATCGACAATAGTAATGTCAGTGGTACAAGCGTGACTTGTGATTCGACTAATAGTACAACCTATGTATTCGACGGCAGTACCTCACCGTATTTAGGTTATTACTTGAATTATTCTGCGGGTGAAAAAGGGGTAAACGCTCCACTGACTGAAACGGGTACGGTTTATTTCGCCACTAATAAACCAGATACGCCAACGCCGGGTACCTGTAGCAATGGTCTTGGACGTGCCTTTGCTTATCAGGTTGATGTGCTTACTGGTGAAACCGTGAGGTCAGAGTTTGCTGGTGGTGGCTTACCGCCAACCGCAATTTCAGGACTGGTTTTATTGAATGGGGAGATTCGCTACTTCCTATTGGGTGGGGATGGCGATTCTATCTTTAAGCCCAGTGAAGGTAAGCCAATTACTAGTGGTCGCAAGCGCATGTATTATTTTTATAAATAGCTTCATGCAATGGAAAAGCGGCGGCTTGTAGCCGCCGGTTTTAATTGTCTAGCTGATGTTTTTTGAGCTTGTAGCGGAACTGCCTAAACGTCACCCCAAGCATTTTTGCTGACTCCGTTTTATTCCAGCGGTTAGCTTCCATTGCATCGGAAATAATCTGCATTTCTATATTTGCAAGATAGCTCTCCATATCGCCCTTGGCGGCCTCCATATGCGATATCTCGCTTGCTATTTTTGCTGACGTGTTAGCGCCCTCAGTAGTTGCAGGTGCTGAGGGTAGAGACAAGTCATCTGGCTTTATGATGCTGTTCTCGCAGAGCGTGGCAGCGCGCTCAATAATATTTTCTAGTTCGCGCACATTGCCGGGGAAGCGATAGTCGCACAGGGTTTGCAGTGCTTCATCGCTCATGACCGGAGGTGTCAAACCCCACTCTCTGCCGATTTTGTCTAACATGAATTTCGCTAGTAGAGGAATGTCTGTCCGGCGATCTCGTAAGCTTGGCACTTGTACTTCAATAACGTTGATTCGATAGAACAAGTCACTGCGAAAATGTTCTGCCGCAACGGCTTTGCTTAAGTCTCTATGGGTAGCGCTGAGGATGCGAACGTCGACGGGTATTTCTTGGTTGGAGCCAATTCGCCGAACCGCTTTTTCTTGTATGGCGCGTAATAATTTCACCTGCATATTCAAGGGTAGATCGGCCACTTCATCTAAAAATAGCGTGCCGCCATTTGCTGCTTCAAACAGACCTTCTTTGTGGTCATAGGCACCGGTAAAGCTGCCTTTGGCATGGCCAAAAAACTCACTTTCTACGAGCTCGCTGGGAATTGCACCGCAATTTACGGGGACGAAAGGGGCATCGCTGCGTGGGCCATTAGCATGAATGAGCCGAGCAACGACCTCTTTACCACTGCCGGATTCACCGCTGATATAAATTGGCGCCTGGCTGCGTGATAATTTGATGATCTGCTCGCGCAGTGTGACGATGCACGGGGTTTCGCCGAGAAGTCTAGTATTGCTGCTGCCATCAAACTGGGTGTCGCGGCGGCCAAGTTTTAATGCGCTTTTAACAAGGTTGCGGAGTTGCTCTACTGAAACTGGTTTGTTGATGAAGTCGAAAGCCCCAGCCTTTAATGCGTCGACCGCCACCTCGGTGCTGCCGTAGGCAGTTAGCACCGCGACCGCGGTAGAGGGGGATGACTGTTGGATATGGCGGACTATTTCTAAACCAGAGCCATCAGGTAATTTTATGTCGGTTAGGCATAAGTTAATTGCGGGGTCTGACTGCAGTGCCTGCATGGCATCGTGAACGTTGCCAACAGCAATAGTTTTCAAGCCCATTCGGCTAATGGTGATGTCGAGAAGTTCGCGAATATCCGGCTCGTCATCGATAATTAACACGGTTTGTTGCATTTGTTTAGACTCTTTTTAGATTCTTTTTTAGTCAGCGATAGTGCCGCGATCAGGGTGGGAAAATTGTAGTCTGAAGCAGCTCTCCCCGCGCTCAGTGCGGCGATAATAAATGTGTATTTGGTTGGCTAGGCACAGTTCCCTACACAAATAAAGCCCCAAGCCGTTGCCCTGTTTTTGTGTTGTGAAAAAAGGTTCAAATATTTTGTCTTCATCTTCGGGCTTGATACCTGGCCCGTTGTCGATGATATCAAGACTTACTGCCCCGGAGCTGGCATTCTTTATGCAGCGAAAAGTAAGAATGGCTTTATCACTATTTTCGGCACCATGACGCGCGCCATTCTCCGCAATATTAGAAATAATTTGCACTAACTGGCTGCGATCGACATTGACGTCGTCATCCTTTAGAGCGCTGTCCACGTTAATATCCAGCGGTTTATGATTCGATGGCTGCCAGTCATCTAGAAATTGTTTTAGCCATGAGCTTAGTGCAAAGCGCAGCGGCTCTGGGCTTCTACCGCGCGATAATTCTAGAATATTTTTTATAATGTCGTTCATACGTAGCGCGTGGTTTTGAATAATGGCGGCAAAGCGCTGGTCGACTTCGTTCAAATCAGGGCTTTCTGCTAGTAGTTGCGCGGCGTGGCTTATGGCGCTCAGTGGGTTGCGGATCTCATGAGCAATGCTGGCGGTAAAGCGGCCTAGAGAAGCCAATTTTAGGTTTTGTGCTCGCTGGTTAATTTTACTGATGTCTTCCAGGTAGAGTAAGCGGTGGCTATCACTATTTTTTTCAAGAATGCTCATGTTGACATGGATGTCTAAATGCCCCGCGCCAATATTGATAACTTTTGTCGTGTTCTTATGATTGCGGGCCATGTCTATGAGCGCAGGAGGCACATAATGGTT
This window of the Zhongshania sp. R06B22 genome carries:
- a CDS encoding type IV pilin protein — its product is MIHSKRGFSLIELMITVVIIGILASVAYPSYQEQVAKSRRTEASGALLSAAQALERYYSANGRYTTTAAGSTLPSVFLTKVPENGAAYYNIASSSASANAFTLRASRAGLMANDSCGDFTLDETGSLAITDKPAGSSKTISDCWRR
- a CDS encoding type IV pilin protein, with amino-acid sequence MLLSLARHRGFTLIEVMITVAIISILTLVALPSYRDYVVRANRSAAASYLQEVANLQERNFLDERSYATSMLDLGATVPSQVEQNYTVTTVADNAATPPSYTVSAAPKSNQAGDDDCGTLTLNSQGQQGYAAGATRCWN
- a CDS encoding GspH/FimT family pseudopilin, giving the protein MLELGQQRGYTLLELMVTLGIVSILAGVAVPSFTDFVRTQRLRSVASDLTTSFQLARSEAVKRNTDITVARVGSSWVEGWTVAAGATTLRAQDAISGLSITGSANSFIFRSNGRIDSAVTFSLASAADASAAKCVRLSLSGSTITDDGAC
- the pilV gene encoding type IV pilus modification protein PilV; this translates as MTRITRSRHNGFTLIEILVALVVLLVGLMGAAGLMVRTVQQEAESYQRLQALNLLQDMVDRINANRAVAGCYSYGGSGSVLGYQVTSLTSCSLGDTSQQTIADADLSEWNNLLQGASEQIGNTNVGAMLGARGCVQQISATDQTYRITVAWQGLNDTVTAPASNTCGKDLYGDEKLRRIISAIIRIGDLS
- a CDS encoding PilW family protein, whose product is MKCKLDIRTHQRGLSLVELLIALGLGAFMLLGIISLVASVSTTRTELANTSDQIENGRYALQVFNEDLALGGFYGNYHPGLGAVTYTEPNPCETTVANLGFSGILTPVVMPVAVNGFPYDSASSAPGLTIPSCFSAQVRDKSEILIVRHVDPNSVAVTAANIPASNTTPYLQMSGCTLDSLAFKISTDRSDLDLRENGCTPLASTLAEAWPYTLRAYFISPCNDCTGSGDGIASLKAYEFLNGSGDIKTLVEGVEDIHYQYGLDLDGDSGPDCYVANPTVNTKPAGCPAGAAYTWESSDTLNWQNVVSMQIKILVRGSRSSNNISNSKTYNIGREVLGPYSDNVRRQVYSTVITLPNVGGVRE
- a CDS encoding PilX N-terminal domain-containing pilus assembly protein, which encodes MNSNLGNKQGGVVLIIVLIMLGIFSVIVASMLTSSNVNFKIAGNQQYRLEAKLAARNALETYISNPANFSLPLPTANSNIESDFDGNGVVDMVGVVPPPNCLRIAPILRSELSYPKDKDCIRTAQDVDDNIFRDNEGVASVTNSGCVKMTWDVQANVVDTVTGVNLEMHQGVYVRAALGTTCL
- a CDS encoding pilus assembly protein: MKTFNHTMRTLVSAAALLFLSGGLVVAEDIDLFVGNTPSSEAQTVLLAWHTSGNVNANAVHGCVYSDNAGIPALGATTVGGMEQCAMVNAVLSLKADIDNLGALKVGLMVFNKNNLDTSFPNGTSLGNGNNGCGYLIIPPTLLTSAGIDAFVTKLKAIDGRVTANASEMGDMVSESWAVLNGLGASASCSGVNYSSLAVPGGSCRDAVMVYIGNATAANASVKDGNNNPSGVLFNQLNSAFGYANGSAEYNNYATIRNVTGFNKNPANDFWADEWTYFMNKVDVDDSAQSDRNVTTYSIAVYDPSVQSQVAEELAFLGEIARVGGGKAYQVTATSHADLAQIFREIFNEVLDVNSVFSSATLPVSANTQGTFENQIYIAMFRPNPTGGPRWLGNVKQFQFGVDINGGIVLTDALNPTVDSQSVVNPVTGGLVDSAQSFWTTNSPVGQAQWPIDGFWKNSPEGDGFTFDAPDGDLVQKGGAAQMLRVDYLADQSARRVYTCPSSGCVANAALTEFKTSNSDLVSALDAIISATSSSATSTITAGKQAQISGTSVCSGNGGNRRCTYSYAVGSPTFDFSTSEDRVVLGAGIVGSSKCTNSSPCVLESASASQFVIKTGNSVSAGTTTFTNATVTRLTSRINVGQIAHGLNAAQALQSCTLNGTNSAATVLNASLITGASVSTSNFRNVDANNYTVSIGGGAYVYASALANVQCTASTDSLNTASIINWVRGEDNAANEQMPGPCSDGSCALNVRGSIHGDVLHSRPAVVNYGSRGVVVYYGSNDGLFRAINGNRSAAISNSGNTVSVRAGGELWSFVAPEFVDQLPRQFNDDPAIRFPNTPAASDAEYRDYFFDGTTTFFQDSRSSGATSGDVYLYMSARRGGRLLYAMNVTDPMDPVVMWRFTTTQLPELGYTWSQPKVTKIGGRARPVLIFGAGNSPEQDADPVVAADTMGRGIVILDGITGKIIWAALNSCASVPAGSFSTLGTEGVTGTCVSNGALSNAFPADLTLLDRDGDGYTDRLYAADVGANIWRVDLDPQDSTNIYVSPVTTTPATEIILTKFAALGGTGNNARKMLYPPDVVPTDGFDLVVASTGDREHPLYTAAATAGTAQNVQNRFYMLIDPNEGASAAGFTAVVESDLLDQTTLTCIDNSNVSGTSVTCDSTNSTTYVFDGSTSPYLGYYLNYSAGEKGVNAPLTETGTVYFATNKPDTPTPGTCSNGLGRAFAYQVDVLTGETVRSEFAGGGLPPTAISGLVLLNGEIRYFLLGGDGDSIFKPSEGKPITSGRKRMYYFYK
- a CDS encoding sigma-54-dependent transcriptional regulator, which encodes MQQTVLIIDDEPDIRELLDITISRMGLKTIAVGNVHDAMQALQSDPAINLCLTDIKLPDGSGLEIVRHIQQSSPSTAVAVLTAYGSTEVAVDALKAGAFDFINKPVSVEQLRNLVKSALKLGRRDTQFDGSSNTRLLGETPCIVTLREQIIKLSRSQAPIYISGESGSGKEVVARLIHANGPRSDAPFVPVNCGAIPSELVESEFFGHAKGSFTGAYDHKEGLFEAANGGTLFLDEVADLPLNMQVKLLRAIQEKAVRRIGSNQEIPVDVRILSATHRDLSKAVAAEHFRSDLFYRINVIEVQVPSLRDRRTDIPLLAKFMLDKIGREWGLTPPVMSDEALQTLCDYRFPGNVRELENIIERAATLCENSIIKPDDLSLPSAPATTEGANTSAKIASEISHMEAAKGDMESYLANIEMQIISDAMEANRWNKTESAKMLGVTFRQFRYKLKKHQLDN
- a CDS encoding sensor histidine kinase, whose product is MFFAQDFLQQRAIMRVYSAYRLVLASMILIALLFGPANSTLGTIAPKWFAIAVIGYTLFAIAALLIHTLFSTKYSQTQLFFEFFVDVGVIMLMSYCSGSADSGLPLLLIVTISAASITMPGQLSLAIAALATISAISEVAAHTLSERVSAQRFIVAGMTGTTYFAAAIAIRYLSARIVKAQQLAEHRRTDIEQLSRINQRIVQRMQTGIVVMSKTGQIKLINAAATELLDIPTPVTDSNHYVPPALIDMARNHKNTTKVINIGAGHLDIHVNMSILEKNSDSHRLLYLEDISKINQRAQNLKLASLGRFTASIAHEIRNPLSAISHAAQLLAESPDLNEVDQRFAAIIQNHALRMNDIIKNILELSRGRSPEPLRFALSSWLKQFLDDWQPSNHKPLDINVDSALKDDDVNVDRSQLVQIISNIAENGARHGAENSDKAILTFRCIKNASSGAVSLDIIDNGPGIKPEDEDKIFEPFFTTQKQGNGLGLYLCRELCLANQIHIYYRRTERGESCFRLQFSHPDRGTIAD